In the Candidatus Schekmanbacteria bacterium genome, TAACTTTTATTGTAGAAGGAGGTGTTAAATTATGAGAAAGTTTTTTGTTCTAATGCTTGTTTTATCTGTTACAGTAGTGTTTTTTTCAGCATGTGTGCAGTTGAATGCCGATGTGCCTGAAATTAAAACAGCAGAAGATGTGCTTAGCAAGGCTTGGGAAGCCGGGGCTGATGTAAAAGCTGCATATGAATACAACAGTGCAAAAGCATATCTTGAAGCGGCAAAGCATGAAAAGGAAGAAAACGATTATGATGCAGCTCGCAAGTTTGCGGCAAAGGCAGTTGAGCAGGCAAATAAGGCACTTGAAAAATCGAAGTAATTACTTGTTATGATATTTTGTATTTGGAGGATTAAATTATGATAGACAGATTATTATCAAGGCTATGGATTATTGCTTTAGTAGTGTCTGTAGCATTTATTTTTGCCGGTTGTGCCGCTCAGCTTACAGGACAGCTTGATGCGGACAAAGCAAAGCTTTCTGAATTGGCAAAGTTGAGAAAAGATTACTGCCCTGAAGGGGAGAGCCTCTTTGCACAAGCAGAAGCGCTTTT is a window encoding:
- a CDS encoding DUF4398 domain-containing protein, which gives rise to MRKFFVLMLVLSVTVVFFSACVQLNADVPEIKTAEDVLSKAWEAGADVKAAYEYNSAKAYLEAAKHEKEENDYDAARKFAAKAVEQANKALEKSK